A segment of the Streptomyces sp. L2 genome:
GGCGCAGGCGGTCGGTGTCGCCGTCGCGCACGAGGCGCCGATCGTGGCGGGCGTCTTCGCCGAGCGCGGCAACTCCTCGCTGGTCTTCCGGGGCGACGACGGCCTCGACGAACTGACCACCACGGCCACCTCGCGGGTGTGGGTCGTCCGGGACGGCAAGGTCACCGAGGAGAGCTTCGACCCGCGTGACGTCGGCCTCGACCTCGTCCCCGTGGAGGCCCTGCGGGGCGCCGACGCCTCCTACAACGCGGAGGTGGCCCGGCGCCTGCTGGACGGCGAGCGGGGCCCCGTCCGGGACGCCGTAGTGCTGAACTCGGCGGCCGCGCTGGTCGCCCTGGACCCGGGGCCCGGCACGCTGGCCGAGCAGATCCGGGCCGGCATGGACAGAGCGGCGGAGTCGATCGGCTCGGGCGCCGCGAAGCGCACCCTGGACCGCTGGGTGGCGGCGAGCAACGCGTAGTCGCCCCCGGACAGTCGCCCCCGGACAGTCGCCCCCGGACAGTCGCCCCCGGACAGTCGCCCCCGGACAGTCGCCCCCGGACAGTCGCCCCCGGACAGTCGCCCCCGGACAGTCGCCCCCGGACAGTCGCCCCCGGACAGTCGCCCCCGGACAGTCGCCCCCGGACAGTCGCCCCCGGACAGTCGCCCCCGGACAGTCGCCCCCGGACAGTCGCCCCCGGACAGTCGCCCCCGGACAGTCGCCCCCGGACAGTCGCCCCCGGACAGCCGCCCCCGGACAGCCGCCCCCGGACAGCCGCCCCCGGACAGCCGCTCGCGGCGGCCGGCCCCGGCACCGCCGGCCCGGCCGCCGCTCGCGGTGGGGCGGAACACCGGGGAGCGCCGCCGTGTCCCGTCATCCGGACAGAAGTTGCGCGCCGCCGATCAGCTCGGCTAGTTTCAGGCTCAGGTCATGAGTGACAGCCATAAGGCCCCGGCCGGCTGTCCGGCAACCCTCCTTCCGTGGCGGGGTGCCCCGGGTGAGGACCAGGTCGTGGGCAGCAAGGCTCACGGCAAGCGCGGACCCTCGCGTCACCAGGGGTCCTGGTCGTCGAGGAGCCTTCCGTGAGCAAGCGAATGCGATAGGGCGTAGAGCCCCGCCTCCGCACACCCCTTTTCACTTTCCCCACGCTTGAGCCGTACCCGCTCGCGTGGTGGTTCCGCCTTGCCTCTCACGGGAGTTCGCCATGTCCGTCTCCACCGCTGCCACTCACCAGGCCGTTTGTCCCCAGCTGCCCGTTCTGGGGCGGGATGTCACCGTCCCGCTCGTCACCGGCGGCGAGGTCACCTACGCGGCCCTCGACTACGCGGCCAGCGCCCCCGCCCTCCAGCGCGTCTGGGACGACGTGGCGGCCTACGCGCCGTACTACGGCAGCGTCCACCGCGGCGCCGGCTACCTCTCCCAGCTCTCCACCGACCTCTTCGAGAACGCCCGCTCGACGGTCGCCGAGTTCCTGGACTGCCGCGACGACGACCAGGTGGTCTTCACCCGGTCGACCACGGACTCCCTCAACCTGCTGGCCCGCGCCCTGCCCGCAGGCTGCGAGGTCTTCGTCTTCGAGACCGAGCACCACGCGTCCCTGCTGCCCTGGCAGGACGCCCGGGTCAGCTACCTCGACGCGCCCCGCACCCCGCGGCAGGCCGTCCACACCCTGGAGCGGGCCCTCGCCGACCGCGACCCGCACGGCCCGGCCCTGGTCTGCGTCACCGGCGCGTCCAACGTCACCGGCGAGCTGTGGCCCGTACGCGAGCTGGCGGCCGCCGCCCACGCGCACGGCGCCCGGATCGTCCTGGACGCCGCCCAGCTCGCCCCGCACCACCCGGTCTCCCTGCGCGACCTCGACGTCGACTGGGTCGCCTTCTCCGGCCACAAGCTGTACGCCCCGTTCGGCTCCGGAGTCCTGGCCGGCCGCGCCGACTGGCTGCGGGCCGCCGAGCCGTACCTCGCGGGCGGCGGCGCCAGCCGCACGGTGAGCAGGCGCCAGGACGGCGGCGTGGACGTGGAGTGGCACGAGAGCGCCGCCCGCCACGAGGCCGGCTCCCCGAACGTGATCGGCGCCTACGCCATCGCCTCGGCCTGCAAGGCGCTGACGGAGGCCGGCTGGGACACCCTCGTCGCCCGCGAGCAGCACCTCGTCGAGAAGGTCCGCACCGGTCTGGCCGGGGTCCCCGAGGTGAAGGTCCTCTCGCTCTTCGGCGACGACGCCCCGCGGGTCGGCGTGATCTCCTTCGTCGTCGAGGGCTGGAACAGCTCCCACTTCGCCGCCGCCCTCTCCGCCGAGTACGGCATCGGCGTCCGCGACGGCCTCTTCTGCGCCCACCCCCTGCTCCGCACCCTCCTCGGCACGTCCCCCCAGACCCAGGGCGAATGCGGCGCCCCCGAGGCCGCCCCCGGCGAGAAGTCCCTCAACGCCATCCGAGTCAGCTTCGGCGCGGGCACCCCGGACGAACACACGGACCGCTTCATCACAGCGGTACGAGAACTGGTGACCAACGGCACCCAGTGGACCTACCACACAGAAAACGGCCGCTGCGTCCCGGTGGCTTGATGCCAACTCCAGGGTTGCCGACCTCAGGGGCGCGGGGAACTGCGCGATCAACCACAACGCACCCGCACCCGCGCAGAAACCGCGCCCCGCGGACGCGTAGGCGACTAGGAATCCAATCCAATAGCAAACGCAGCCTCAAGATCATGCTGCGAGTACGTCCGGAACGCCACGTGCGTATCCGTCCCCTCCACCCCGGGAATCTTGCTGATCCGCCCCGGAATGACATCCGCCAGATCCTCGTGCCGCCGCACCCGTACCATCGCGATCAGGTCATACGTCCCGGTGACGGAGAACACCTCGCTCACCGACTCCAGCGAAGCGATCCGCTCCGCGATCTCGGGGATCCGGTCCACGCTGGTCTTGATCAGGACGATCGCGGTGATCACGGCTGGTTCTCTCCCTCGGGTACCGGGGCGGCTGCGCCCTTCACTCTAGTGGTACGGCCGTAGCGCCCCCACGCGTAGAGGAACCCCAGCCCGAAGCCGACCAGGTGCGCCAGGTACGCCACCCCCGGCCCCTGTGCCGACCGCTCCGCAGCCAGCCACTGCAGCCCCGCCCAGAACGGCAGCACCACCCACGCCGGGAAGCGCAGCGGCAGGAAGAAGAGGAACGGGAGGAGACTGGTCACACGGGCCCGGGGGAACAGGTACAGGAACGCCCCGAGGACCGCCGAGATCGCCCCGGAGGCGCCCACCAGCGGCTCCTGGGAGGTGGTGTTGGCGGCCGCGTAGCCCAGCAGGGCCAGGTATCCGCAGCCGAGATAGAAGAGGGTGAACTCCACCCGGCCCATCCGTTCCTCGGTCATCGCCCCGAAGACGAAGAGGAAGAGCATGTTGCCGAGCAGATGCACCCAGCTGCCGTGCACGAACAGGGCCGTGGCCGGGGTGAGCGCCTGCCGGACCGTTCCTTCGAACAGGTCTGCGGGGATCACGCCCCAGTGTCGGAAGTACGCCCGCTGCGCGGCTAGCAGCGCGTCCCTGGAGCCGTATCCCGGAGTCAGCCCGGAGGCCGGGCCCAGCACGAAGAGCAGGCAGCACAGGGCGATGAGGCCGTACGTCATCGGCGCCGGGGAGTGCCGGACCGCCCTGAGGGTCCGGCCGGCCGTCGCGCTCCAGTGGCTGATCATGAATACAGAGCATGACGTAACGGGACGCAACCCGACAGACCGCCTCGCCGCCGTGGACAGAAGGGCGGCGGGGACCCCGCAGGCCGTAGGGTTACGAGCCACACGCGCCCGGACCGGCGCGGACCGACACGACGAGGAGCGAACAGTCACGATGACGGTGCCCCTGCCGACCGCCACGACACGATGGCGCTGCACCCTCTGCGGCAATCTGACCCGCTTCGACGTCACGCGCTCGTCGAAGGTCGTCGAGTACGTCCACCTCGACCTGGCCGGTGAGCCGACGGTCGAGGAGCGCGAGGTGGTCAGTGAGACCATCGAGTCGGTGCGCTGCCGCTGGTGCAACGCGGTGGACCAGGTGGAACTCGTGGACAGGCCGGGCTCCGGCTCCTGAGGGGAGCGGGACCCCGCACAGCATTGGGGTGTGACGGATGGTGGAGACCGCAGGCGGGGGGCCGGGCGACGGCACCGCCGAGGTGCTTGACCGTCCGCTGCCCGACGGCGTGCGCCGCCGGGTCGTACAGATCGTCTCGGACGGCTTCGGCGGACTGACCGTGGCGGAACTGCCCGCCCAGTTGCGGCAGTACGCCCGGTTCGCCCCCAATCGGCGGACCAAGTTCGCGGGCAACGCGATGGCGGCCGCGCTGGAGACCGACGCGGTCTTCCGGCAGCGGATCGGGGAGAAGTTCAGAGAGGCGCAGCCGGAACTGTCCGGCGCCCTCGACTCCGGCTCGCCGCCCCCGGCCGCGGATCCGCTCGACGTGGCGGCCGCGGCCTATGTGCTGCGCCCCGCGGGCTGGGTGAAGCTGGTCACCGCGGCCGGCGAGGAGGCCCAGCGCGCCGACGCCGAGCGCGTCGGCGAGGAGAGCCGCGCCGAGCTGGAGCGGCTGCGTGAGGAGCTCGCGCAGGCCCGCGGCCAGACCCGCACCGAGACCGAACGGCTGCGCGCGGAGCTGGAGTCGGCGAAACGCGAGGCCGAGGCGCTGCACCGAAAGCTGCGGGCGGCGCTCAGCGACGTCAAGCGCGGCGAGGCCGCCCTGCGCAAGGCGCGGGGCGAGATCGACGCCGTACGGGCCGAGGCGCAGGCGCAGGTGTCCGCCGCGGAGAGCGAGACCCGGCGGCTCAAGGCCCGCCTGGGCGAGGCCGAGGCCGGCCTGGAGGCCACCCGGCGGGCCGCCAGGGAGGGCCGCAGCGTCGAGGACATGCGGGTACGGCTGCTGCTCGACACCCTGCTCGACGCCACCCAGGGGCTGCGCCGGGAACTCGCCCTGCCACCGGTGTCCGTGCGGCCCGCCGAGACCGTGGACGCGGTCGAACCGGGACGGATGACCCCGAAGGACATCGCGGCACGCGCCCTGTCCGAGAACGACCCGGCCATCCTCGACCAGCTGCTCGCGCTGCCGCAGGCCCATCTCGTCGTCGACGGCTACAACGTCACCAAGACCGGCTATCCGCAGATGCCGCTGGAGAAGCAGCGGCTGCGGCTGCTCGGCCAGCTCTCCCAGCTCGCCGCGCAGACCGGCGCGGAGGTCACCTGCGTCTTCGACGGCGCCGAGCTGGCCGCGCCGGTGCTGCTCGCGCCGCCGCGCGGGGTGCGGGTGCTGTTCTCCAAGCCGGGGGTCACCGCGGACGAGCTGATCCGCCAGCTGGTGCGCGCCGAACCGCCGGGCCGTCCGGTCATCGTCGCCTCCACCGACCGCGAGGTGGCCGACGGCGTGGCACGGGCCGGCGCCCGACCGGTCGCCTCTGCGGTACTTCTGAAGCGGTTGTCCTGAACGTTCAACGGGCATACTCAATGCCCGAATTGGCCGTATCGTCACGCAACGTAGTGTCAACCCGGCATCACTGCACGTACGTTGAGTGCAAAGAATGCATTGAGTGACCGTCTTTTTTGGCGTGAGGATTTGAACTGATCACAAGTAGGTCACTAGGGTCTGGGCTCGAACCTCCGAACGGGTGAACACTCACAAGAAGGAGTTCGTCCTCCGTGGCGTCCCACCGTCGACCCAAGCAGCCGAGTCGCACGCGCGTGACCGTGCTGACCACAGCGGCAGCAGCCGCCGTCGCACTGAGTGCGAACGCCGCGAACGCCGCGCCGAGCGAGAAGCCCAGCAAGAGCGAGGTCAAGGCCAAGGTCGACAAGCTCTACGAGCAGGCCGAGCAGGCCACCGAGAAGTACAACGGCGCCAAGGAGAAGCAGGAGAAGCTCCAGAAGGAGATCTCCACCATCCAGGACAACGTCGCCCGCGGCCAGCAGGACCTCAACAAGCTGCGCGACGGCCTGGGTTCACTGGCTACCGCCCAGTACCGGTCCGGCGGCATCGACCCCTCCGTCCAGCTCTTCCTGTCGTCCCACCCGGACGACTTCCTCGACAAGGCCTCCACGCTCGACCAGTTGAGCAGCCAGCAGGTCGAGTCGCTGAAGAAAATCCAGGACAAACAGCGCGAACTCGCCCAGGAGCGCTCCGAGGCCAGCGACAAGCTGAAGGACCTTGCCTCCACCCGCACGGAGCTGGGCAAGAAGAAGAAGGAAGTCCAGGGCAAGCTCGCCGCCGCGCAGAAGCTGCTCAACACCCTCACCGCCAAGGAGAAGGCGCAGCTCGCGGAGCAGCAGGCGCGGGCCAACCGCTCCTCCTCCGAGCGCGTGCACCTCGGCGACGCGCCGCCGGCCTCCGGCATGGCCGGGGCGGCCTTCTCCGCCGCCCAGAGCAAGATCGGCTCGCCCTACGTCTACGGCGCCTCCGGTCCCTCCTCCTTCGACTGCTCGGGCCTCACCTCCTGGGCCTACGCCCAGGCCGGCGTCTCCATACCCCGCACCTCCCAGGCCCAGGCCAACGCGGGCACGAGGATCTACAGCGTCAGCCAGCTCAAGGTCGGCGACCTCGTGCTCTTCTACGGCGACCTGCACCACATCGGCCTCTACGCCGGCAACGGCCAGGTGCTGCACGCCCCGCACACCGGCGCCAGCGTGCGCTACGAGTCGATCAGCAACATGCCGTTCCAGTTCGGCGTCCGCATCTGACCTCCCTCCCGTCGCCGTCGCCGGTACGGCCGTCGAACGCCGCGAAACCCTGACCAGGGGCGCCCGAACGGGCGAATCCCCCGGACCGGAACTGACCCCACGCCCCGCCCATGACCTGCGTCAGCGGCGGGGCGTCGCGTTGTTTCCCCCCGTTTGCCCCCTTGGCGTCTTTGGCCGGGGCCCCTCCGCACGGTTACTGTCTGCCGCGTTTCCCCGGCGCCGCGGCCTCCCCCGCCCCGGCGCCCGGGGAAGCGGTACCTGTCGTCAGCGGGAAGGACGCCCGTGGGGTCTCATCGCCGCCTTGCACCGTCCGGGTTCGACCGGGGCGCCGCCGCGGCCCTGTGCGTGATGTCGGCAGCGGCCGCCGCCCTCGGCGCCGCACCCGCCGACGCGGCGCCGCACGGCGGCACCAAGGCCGAGGTGGACCGCCTCTACCAACAGGCCGAGAAGGCCACCGAGGCCTACGACAAGGCCGGGGAGCGCGCCCACACCCTGCGCCGGCAGATCAACGACGCCCAGGACCGCATCGCCCGGCAGCAGCAGCGCGTCAACACCATGCGCGAACAGCTCGGTTCGGTGGCCGGCGCCCAGTACCGCTCCGGCGGCATCGACCCCACCGTCGCCCTGCTCTTCGCCGACGACCCCGCCGACTACCTCGACAAGGCCTCCACCCTCGACCGCATCGGCGCCCAGCAGGCCGGACAGCTCAAGGAGTTGCGGTCCGCGCTGCGCGACCTCTCCCAGGAACGCGCCGAGGCGGCCGGGAAGCTCGCCGAGCTGGAGAAGAGCCGCAAGGACGTCTCCACGCACAAGCGGGCCGTCGAGAAGAAGCTCGCCAAGGCCCGGCAGCTCA
Coding sequences within it:
- a CDS encoding Lrp/AsnC ligand binding domain-containing protein — its product is MITAIVLIKTSVDRIPEIAERIASLESVSEVFSVTGTYDLIAMVRVRRHEDLADVIPGRISKIPGVEGTDTHVAFRTYSQHDLEAAFAIGLDS
- a CDS encoding aminotransferase class V-fold PLP-dependent enzyme codes for the protein MSVSTAATHQAVCPQLPVLGRDVTVPLVTGGEVTYAALDYAASAPALQRVWDDVAAYAPYYGSVHRGAGYLSQLSTDLFENARSTVAEFLDCRDDDQVVFTRSTTDSLNLLARALPAGCEVFVFETEHHASLLPWQDARVSYLDAPRTPRQAVHTLERALADRDPHGPALVCVTGASNVTGELWPVRELAAAAHAHGARIVLDAAQLAPHHPVSLRDLDVDWVAFSGHKLYAPFGSGVLAGRADWLRAAEPYLAGGGASRTVSRRQDGGVDVEWHESAARHEAGSPNVIGAYAIASACKALTEAGWDTLVAREQHLVEKVRTGLAGVPEVKVLSLFGDDAPRVGVISFVVEGWNSSHFAAALSAEYGIGVRDGLFCAHPLLRTLLGTSPQTQGECGAPEAAPGEKSLNAIRVSFGAGTPDEHTDRFITAVRELVTNGTQWTYHTENGRCVPVA
- a CDS encoding C40 family peptidase translates to MASHRRPKQPSRTRVTVLTTAAAAAVALSANAANAAPSEKPSKSEVKAKVDKLYEQAEQATEKYNGAKEKQEKLQKEISTIQDNVARGQQDLNKLRDGLGSLATAQYRSGGIDPSVQLFLSSHPDDFLDKASTLDQLSSQQVESLKKIQDKQRELAQERSEASDKLKDLASTRTELGKKKKEVQGKLAAAQKLLNTLTAKEKAQLAEQQARANRSSSERVHLGDAPPASGMAGAAFSAAQSKIGSPYVYGASGPSSFDCSGLTSWAYAQAGVSIPRTSQAQANAGTRIYSVSQLKVGDLVLFYGDLHHIGLYAGNGQVLHAPHTGASVRYESISNMPFQFGVRI
- a CDS encoding rhomboid family intramembrane serine protease; translation: MISHWSATAGRTLRAVRHSPAPMTYGLIALCCLLFVLGPASGLTPGYGSRDALLAAQRAYFRHWGVIPADLFEGTVRQALTPATALFVHGSWVHLLGNMLFLFVFGAMTEERMGRVEFTLFYLGCGYLALLGYAAANTTSQEPLVGASGAISAVLGAFLYLFPRARVTSLLPFLFFLPLRFPAWVVLPFWAGLQWLAAERSAQGPGVAYLAHLVGFGLGFLYAWGRYGRTTRVKGAAAPVPEGENQP
- a CDS encoding NYN domain-containing protein encodes the protein MVETAGGGPGDGTAEVLDRPLPDGVRRRVVQIVSDGFGGLTVAELPAQLRQYARFAPNRRTKFAGNAMAAALETDAVFRQRIGEKFREAQPELSGALDSGSPPPAADPLDVAAAAYVLRPAGWVKLVTAAGEEAQRADAERVGEESRAELERLREELAQARGQTRTETERLRAELESAKREAEALHRKLRAALSDVKRGEAALRKARGEIDAVRAEAQAQVSAAESETRRLKARLGEAEAGLEATRRAAREGRSVEDMRVRLLLDTLLDATQGLRRELALPPVSVRPAETVDAVEPGRMTPKDIAARALSENDPAILDQLLALPQAHLVVDGYNVTKTGYPQMPLEKQRLRLLGQLSQLAAQTGAEVTCVFDGAELAAPVLLAPPRGVRVLFSKPGVTADELIRQLVRAEPPGRPVIVASTDREVADGVARAGARPVASAVLLKRLS
- a CDS encoding C40 family peptidase — its product is MGSHRRLAPSGFDRGAAAALCVMSAAAAALGAAPADAAPHGGTKAEVDRLYQQAEKATEAYDKAGERAHTLRRQINDAQDRIARQQQRVNTMREQLGSVAGAQYRSGGIDPTVALLFADDPADYLDKASTLDRIGAQQAGQLKELRSALRDLSQERAEAAGKLAELEKSRKDVSTHKRAVEKKLAKARQLINSMPAAERAAYERASRGGTRDLPDLTGVVAPDARAAAAVAAARSALGRPYVWGANGPSGFDCSGLMQWSYAHSGIHLPRTSQEQRHAGRRVPLSQAQPGDLVVYRSDASHVGMYVGHGQVIHAPYPGAAVRYDPVGMMPISSVTRP